The sequence GGacccccagggctgagccccacCCCCATGGATCCtcggggggggggacattgggggggccggggggggggacacattggGGACCCCCACCCACATGGATCCTCGGGGGGGGGACAttgagggaggcgggggggggcgacACACATTGGGGACCCCCACCCACATGgatcctcgggggggggggacatttggggaggggggcgggggggggcacacacattggggacccccagggctgagccccacCCACAAGGatcctctggggggggggggctgaggattggggggggcttttgggggatctgggggggctctgggggatctggggggggctCTGTGGATTGGGGGGGGTACTGAGGATGTGGGGGGGCtctgtgggatttgggggggtccctgagggatttgggggggccctgagtGTCTGGGGGGgcctgaggatttggggggggccctgggggatttgggggtgctgaggatttggggggggggctgggcgaTTTGGGGGGGACCTGAGGGTTTCGGGGGGTCCCTGAGGAATTTGACGGGGTcctgagggatctgggggggctctgaggatttggggggggtccctgaggatctgggggggccctgagggatttgggggggccctgggggatttgggggtgctgaggatttcggggggggggctttgagggatcaaggggctgaggctttgggggggtccctgagggttttggggggtccctgagggatttgggggggcctgAGGATTTGTGGGGGGGCCCTGAGGATCTGGGGGGGGCCTatgggatttgggggtgctgaggatttggggggggctgggcGATTTGGGAGGGACCTGAGGGTTTCGGGGGGTCCCTGAGGaatttggggggtccctgagggatttgggggggccctgagtGTCTGGGGGGGCCTGAAGATttggggggggccctgaggatctgggggggccctgagggatttgggggggccctgggggatttgggggtgctgaggATTTCGGGGGAGGGCTTTGAGGGATCAGGgaggggctgaggctttgggggggtccctgagggttttggggggtcctgAGAgattttggggggtccctgagggatttgggggggcctaaggatttggggggggccctgaggatttggggggggccctgggggatttgggggtgctgaggATTTGGGGGGTGCTGGGTGATTTAGGGGGGACCTGAGGGTTTCAGGGGGTCCCTGAGGAATTTGAGGGGGTcctgagggatctgggggggctctgaggatttggggggggtccctgaggatctgggggggccctgagggatttgggggggccctgggggatttgggggtgctgaggATTTTGGGGGAGGGCTTTGAGGGATTGGGgaggggctgaggctttgggggggtccctgaggaatttggggggtccctgagggatttggggggggcctaaggatttgggggggccctgaggatttggggggggccctgggggattttgggggtgctgaggatttggggggggctgggcGATTTGGGGGGGacctgagggatttggggggtccctgaggaatttgggggggccctgagggatctgggggggccctgaggatttgggggggccctgagtGTCTGGGGGGgcctgaggatttggggggggggccctgaggatctgggggggccctgagggatttgggggtgctgaggATTTCGGGGGAGGGCTTTGAGGGATCGGggagggctgaggctttggggggtcctgggtgatttggggggtccctgagggatttgggggggccctgagggatttgggggggtcctaaggatctgggggggccctgggggttctgggggggctctgaggatttggggggggggccctggggatttggggggggctttgagggatCGGGgaggggctgaggctttgggggggtcctgggcgATTTGGGGGTGACCTGAGGGTTTCGGGGGGTCCCTGAGGAATTTGGGGGGGCtctgagggatctgggggggctctgaggatttggggggggtccctgaggatctgggggggccctgagggatttgggggggccctgggggatttgggggtgctgaggATTTCGGGGGAGGGCTTTGAGGGATCGAGgaggggctgaggctttggggggtccctgagagatttggggggtccctgagagattttggggggtccctgagggatttgggggggccctgagtGTCTGGGGGGCCTGAGGATCTGGGGGGGCCCTGAGTGTCTGGGGGGGCCTgaagatttgggggggtccctgaggatttgggggggccctgggggatttgggggtgctgaggATTTCGGGGGGTTGCTTTGAGGGATCGGGgaggggctgaggctttggggggtccttagggttttggggggtccctgaggaatttgggggggccctgagggatctgggggggctcTAAGgatttggggggtccctgaggatctgggggggccctgagggttctggggggctttgaggatttgggggggccctgagggttttggggggggcgtgggctttggggggtccctgagggatttgggggggccctgaggatctgggggggccctgggggatttgggggtgctgaggATTTCGGGGGGGCcctggaggatttgggggggcctgagggatctgggggggcctatgggatttgggggtgctgaggatttggggggggctgggcaatttgggggggctctgaggatttgggggggtccctgagggatctgggggggccctGAGTGTCTGGGGGGccctgaggatttggggggggcctgggggatttgggggtgctgaggatttgggggggggtgggcgaTTTGGGGGGGacctgagggatttgggggggccctgagtgtctgggggggctctgaggatttgggggggcctgagggttttgggggggcgtgggctttggggggtccctgagggatttgggggggcctgAGTGTCTGGGGGGgcctgaggatttggggggggggccctgaggatCTGGGGGGGCCCTGAGTGTCTGGGGGGGCCTgaagatttgggggggtccctgaggatttgggggggccctgggggatttgggggtgctgaggATTTCGGGGAGGGCTTTGAGGGATCGAGgaggggctgaggctttgggggggtcctgggcgATTTGGGGGTCcttgagggatttgggggggccctgaggatttgggggggggtgttttttttggggggggggtccccgctgtcAGCGTTGGGGGCCTTAGCGCGCAGGCGGGACGGCTTCGTCTCCTTCCACACCAGCAAGTACCGGCTCCATTACTACGAGACCCCCACGGGGCTGCGCCTGGTTCTCAACACCGACCTCAGCGTGGCCTGCGCCCGCGAGGCCTGCACCACATCTACAGCAACGtgagggcaccccaaaacccccccgaaccccaaaacccaccccccgAACCCaaacccccccgaaccccaaaacccctgcaccccaaaaccctccacgTCCATAAACCCAACTTTAGATCCCAAACCTCATCCAACCCTCatcccaaccctgccccacatctacaGCAACATGagggcaccccaaaaacccccccccgaaccccaaaacccaccccacgaacccccacccccccacgcaccccaaaacccctgcaccccaaaaccctccacgTCCGTAAACCCACCTTTAGATCCCAAATCTCATCCCAAACCTTCATCCAAACCTCatcccaaccctgccccacatctacaGCAACGtgagggcaccccaaaaccccccctgaaccccaaaacccacccccgcaccccaaaaacccccccgagcccacacaccccccacaccccaaaacccctgcaccccaaaacactcCACATCCATAAACCCAACTTTAGATCCCAAACCTGGTCCCAACCCTCATCCCAACCCTTCCCACCGGGAGggcaccccaaaactccccccgaaccccaaaacccaccccccgaacccccacccccccacgcaccccaaaacccctgcaccccaaaaccctccacgTCCGTAAACCCAACTTTAGATCCCAAACCTCATCCCAACCCTCATCCCAACCCTGCCCCACGGCTACAGCAACgggagggcaccccaaaacccccccccgaacccccaaaccccccccgaaccccaaaacccccccgaaccccaaaacccctgcaccccaaaacccctgcaccccaaaaccctccacaTCCGTAAACCCGCCTTTAGATCCCAAACCTCATCCCAAACCTCATCCCAAACTTCATCCCAACCCTCATCCCAACCCTTCCCACCgggagggcaccccaaaacccccccgaaCCCCTAAAatcccccccgaaccccaaaccccccccgaaccccaaaacccctgcaccccaaaagcctCCACGCCCGTAAACCCACCTTTAGATCCCAAATCTCATCCCAAACCTTCATCCCAAACCTGGTCCCAACCCTCATCCCAACCCTTCCCACCgggagggcaccccaaaaccccccccgaacccctaaaatcccccccaaaccccaaaacccaccccccgaacccccacccccccacgcaccccaaaacccct is a genomic window of Numenius arquata unplaced genomic scaffold, bNumArq3.hap1.1 HAP1_SCAFFOLD_1734, whole genome shotgun sequence containing:
- the TRAPPC1 gene encoding trafficking protein particle complex subunit 1; the encoded protein is RDGFVSFHTSKYRLHYYETPTGLRLVLNTDLSVACAREACTTSTATLFVELVVKNPLCPPRQPVQSELFRSRLDAFVRGLPFFAPRPA